The Micromonospora sp. NBC_01740 genome includes a window with the following:
- a CDS encoding ABC transporter substrate-binding protein, with protein MFKSRASRAATLAACATFLLATSACGTEEPEEAATQQVRLYGTDGNMLNSYPAELKDRASLVDGMKGTTPLTPLPEDFKNRLRSVDPKLGDFLYSAEAYDAVVISAIAAQLAGTTDPAAIAKQIVGVTNDGQRCERVAECLTLARAGRDVEYRSVSLTRAGFTDAGEPSTASYGTLHFDGQRLNDGKTEFVGAGDESAASTKAPPKAKKQRGGRTDRSDGSPLVLGGLLSQTGDLALAYPPISAGTKLAIREINAAGGVLGEPVVWIDGDDGTNPAVAKATVARHVAQKVHVIIGASASGISRAVLPDVVQAGKVLFSPSNTDASLTELDDNGLYFRTAPPDSLQGRALADVILRDGPQKIAIVARKDSYGEGLQGTVRAELERAGIGGDRLKLLTYDPPADAKANPIDFVAGAKEIKDFGAEAVLVIGFAESAEVIRALADAGVQIRH; from the coding sequence ATGTTCAAGTCACGCGCCTCGCGGGCGGCCACCCTGGCTGCCTGCGCGACGTTCCTGCTCGCCACGAGCGCCTGCGGGACCGAAGAGCCCGAGGAGGCGGCCACCCAACAGGTGCGCCTCTACGGCACCGACGGCAACATGCTGAACTCGTACCCTGCCGAGCTGAAGGACCGCGCCAGCCTGGTCGACGGCATGAAGGGCACCACGCCGCTCACGCCCCTGCCCGAGGACTTCAAGAACCGGCTCCGGTCCGTCGACCCGAAGCTGGGCGACTTCCTCTACTCCGCCGAGGCGTACGACGCGGTGGTGATCAGCGCGATCGCCGCCCAGCTCGCGGGCACGACGGATCCGGCCGCCATCGCGAAGCAGATCGTCGGGGTCACCAACGACGGGCAGCGCTGCGAACGGGTGGCGGAGTGCCTGACCCTGGCCCGCGCGGGCCGGGACGTGGAGTACCGCAGCGTCTCGCTGACCCGGGCCGGCTTCACCGACGCCGGCGAGCCGTCCACCGCGAGCTACGGCACGCTGCACTTCGACGGCCAGCGGCTCAACGACGGCAAGACGGAGTTCGTCGGGGCCGGGGACGAGTCGGCGGCGAGCACCAAGGCCCCGCCGAAGGCGAAGAAGCAGCGTGGCGGCCGGACCGACCGCAGCGACGGCTCGCCGCTGGTCCTGGGCGGCCTGCTGTCGCAGACCGGTGACCTGGCCCTCGCGTACCCGCCGATCTCCGCCGGCACCAAGCTGGCGATCAGGGAGATCAACGCGGCGGGCGGGGTGCTCGGCGAGCCGGTGGTCTGGATCGACGGCGACGACGGCACCAACCCGGCGGTCGCCAAGGCCACCGTGGCGAGGCACGTCGCGCAGAAGGTCCACGTCATCATCGGCGCCAGCGCCTCCGGCATCTCCCGCGCGGTGCTGCCCGACGTGGTGCAGGCCGGGAAGGTGCTGTTCTCCCCGTCGAACACCGATGCCAGCCTCACCGAGCTGGACGACAACGGCCTCTACTTCCGCACCGCCCCGCCGGACAGCCTCCAGGGCCGGGCGCTGGCCGACGTCATCCTCCGCGACGGCCCGCAGAAGATCGCCATCGTCGCCCGTAAGGACTCCTACGGCGAGGGCCTCCAGGGCACCGTCCGGGCCGAGTTGGAGCGGGCCGGCATCGGCGGTGACCGGCTCAAGCTGCTGACCTACGACCCGCCGGCGGACGCCAAGGCGAACCCGATCGACTTCGTCGCGGGCGCGAAGGAGATCAAGGACTTCGGCGCGGAGGCCGTGCTGGTCATCGGCTTCGCCGAGTCCGCAGAGGTGATCCGGGCCCTCGCGGACGCCGGGGTGCAGATCCGGCACTGA
- the idi gene encoding isopentenyl-diphosphate Delta-isomerase — translation MTTREKHLVELVDDAGRPQGETTVAAAHQPPGQLHRAFSVLLVDPDGRVLLQRRAPVKTRFPLRWANSCCGHPTPGESLVEAANRRLREELGAGPVELTEVGVYVYYAEDPVTGRVEFEYDHVLRGEFRPDDPLLPDPDEVAELRWVDPLSLAADLDADPRAYAPWLGGVVNRLLAPSGPAASLPGPPGPAVTPPGPPANDASERSGGR, via the coding sequence GTGACCACCCGCGAGAAGCATCTCGTCGAGCTCGTCGACGACGCCGGGCGGCCGCAGGGCGAGACCACCGTGGCCGCCGCCCACCAGCCCCCGGGCCAGCTCCACCGCGCCTTCTCGGTGCTGCTCGTCGACCCCGACGGCCGGGTGCTGCTGCAACGACGGGCGCCGGTGAAGACCCGCTTCCCGCTGCGCTGGGCCAACTCGTGCTGCGGCCACCCGACGCCGGGCGAGTCCCTCGTCGAGGCCGCCAACCGCCGGCTGCGCGAGGAGCTCGGCGCCGGCCCGGTCGAGCTGACCGAGGTCGGGGTGTACGTCTACTACGCCGAGGACCCGGTCACCGGTCGGGTCGAGTTCGAGTACGACCACGTCCTGCGGGGCGAGTTCCGACCGGACGACCCGCTGCTGCCCGACCCCGACGAGGTGGCCGAGCTGCGCTGGGTGGACCCCCTCTCGCTGGCGGCCGACCTCGACGCCGACCCCCGCGCGTACGCACCGTGGCTGGGCGGGGTGGTGAACCGCCTGCTGGCCCCCTCGGGTCCGGCCGCCAGCCTGCCCGGTCCGCCGGGTCCGGCCGTCACCCCGCCCGGTCCGCCGGCGAACGACGCGTCGGAGCGGTCGGGTGGCCGATGA
- a CDS encoding Stf0 family sulfotransferase, with translation MPTDRVDSYFVCGTPRTGSSLLLGLLESTGLAGRPQAYFRSPDEPLWADRWQLPRGADGGFDYADFVRAALAAGRTGNGVFGAKLMWGTLEEVVAKLAAVHPDLDGDDVALLNRAFGRTGFVFLRRDDVLAQAVSRLRAEQTGRWFVGGSGEISGDVGNGQAPRFDANGIRHYIEEIREHNAAWEAWFASCGIQPHVVRYEDLAEDMAATTRGVLDFLGLDVPEDGCAVIARHQRQADELNRQWIARYQAAVTST, from the coding sequence ATGCCTACGGACCGTGTCGACTCGTACTTCGTCTGCGGCACCCCGCGCACCGGCAGTTCGCTCCTGCTCGGGTTGCTGGAATCCACCGGTCTCGCCGGTCGCCCTCAGGCCTACTTCCGCTCCCCGGACGAGCCGCTGTGGGCCGACCGGTGGCAGCTTCCCCGCGGGGCGGACGGCGGCTTCGACTACGCGGACTTCGTACGGGCCGCGCTCGCCGCGGGCCGGACCGGCAACGGCGTGTTCGGCGCGAAGCTCATGTGGGGCACGCTCGAGGAGGTGGTCGCGAAGCTCGCAGCGGTCCATCCCGACCTCGACGGCGACGACGTCGCGCTACTGAACCGGGCATTCGGCCGCACCGGCTTCGTCTTCCTGCGACGCGACGACGTACTGGCGCAGGCGGTGTCGCGGCTGCGCGCCGAGCAGACCGGCAGGTGGTTCGTCGGCGGCAGTGGGGAGATCAGCGGCGACGTGGGCAACGGGCAGGCGCCCCGCTTCGACGCGAACGGGATCAGGCACTACATCGAGGAGATCCGGGAGCACAACGCGGCCTGGGAGGCGTGGTTCGCCTCGTGCGGGATCCAACCGCACGTCGTGCGCTACGAAGACCTGGCCGAGGACATGGCCGCCACCACGCGCGGCGTCCTCGACTTCCTGGGGCTCGACGTGCCCGAGGACGGCTGTGCCGTCATCGCACGTCACCAACGCCAGGCCGACGAACTCAACCGGCAGTGGATCGCCCGGTATCAGGCGGCGGTGACCAGCACCTGA
- a CDS encoding SRPBCC family protein, protein MGQEMADPAGIRQESERFALRSALLVPAPAQRAFEVFTGALAQWWVVEYTWSGPEQLADLGMEPRGGGMLYEIGPHGFRCDWGRVLTWDPPERLVFTWQIGADRAPVPDPAKASEVEVLFHADGPERTRVAVEHRHFDRHGEAAEGYRQALTAGWHELLTRYAARVADHSAD, encoded by the coding sequence ATGGGACAGGAGATGGCTGACCCGGCCGGCATCCGGCAGGAGTCCGAACGATTCGCGTTGCGCAGCGCCCTCCTGGTCCCCGCTCCCGCGCAGCGGGCGTTCGAGGTGTTCACCGGCGCCCTGGCGCAGTGGTGGGTGGTGGAATACACCTGGTCCGGGCCGGAGCAGCTAGCCGACCTGGGCATGGAGCCGCGCGGCGGCGGGATGCTCTACGAGATCGGTCCGCACGGCTTCCGCTGCGACTGGGGCCGGGTGCTGACCTGGGATCCGCCCGAGCGGCTGGTCTTCACCTGGCAGATCGGGGCGGACCGGGCACCGGTGCCGGACCCGGCGAAGGCGAGCGAGGTGGAGGTGCTCTTCCACGCCGACGGGCCGGAGCGGACGCGGGTGGCGGTCGAACACCGGCACTTCGACCGGCACGGCGAGGCCGCGGAGGGCTACCGGCAGGCGCTGACCGCCGGCTGGCACGAGCTGCTCACCCGCTACGCCGCCAGAGTGGCCGACCACAGCGCCGACTGA
- a CDS encoding class I SAM-dependent methyltransferase — MTGQPRIGDVFGEMLRDAYAVATGVGPRPLAGGRLPRPVIEIIERDDGLINGAPAAHYLDGPADWQPYDHRAVDQVRGATLDVGVGAGRIALLLQERGVPVTGLDTSAGALAVCRRRGVRDLVHGTVDAHVADGCRYDTFLLLGNNVGLLEGRERGPALLAALAALARPGAQVIAHGTDPYGTRDPVHTGYHERNRRRGRFGGQLRLRLRYRELGTEWFDYLVCSPDELAELVRGTDWRLTDVDDRDAPYYLATLRLAG; from the coding sequence GTGACGGGACAGCCACGGATCGGTGACGTGTTCGGGGAGATGCTGCGCGACGCGTACGCCGTGGCCACCGGGGTCGGCCCCCGCCCGCTGGCCGGCGGGCGGCTGCCGCGACCGGTCATCGAGATCATCGAGCGGGACGACGGGCTCATCAACGGCGCCCCCGCCGCGCACTACCTGGACGGGCCGGCCGACTGGCAGCCGTACGACCACCGGGCCGTGGACCAAGTCCGGGGCGCGACCCTGGACGTCGGCGTCGGGGCGGGCCGGATCGCGCTGCTGCTCCAGGAACGGGGCGTGCCCGTCACCGGGCTGGACACCTCGGCCGGGGCGCTGGCCGTCTGCCGCCGCCGGGGCGTACGCGACCTGGTGCACGGCACGGTCGACGCGCACGTGGCGGACGGCTGCCGCTACGACACGTTCCTGCTGCTCGGCAACAACGTGGGCCTGCTGGAGGGGCGGGAACGCGGGCCGGCGCTGCTGGCCGCGCTGGCGGCGCTGGCCCGGCCGGGAGCACAGGTCATCGCCCACGGCACCGACCCGTACGGCACCCGGGACCCGGTCCACACGGGCTACCACGAGCGCAACCGGCGTCGGGGCCGGTTCGGTGGGCAGCTCCGGCTCCGACTGCGCTACCGGGAACTGGGCACCGAGTGGTTCGACTACCTGGTCTGCTCCCCGGACGAGCTGGCCGAGCTGGTCCGGGGCACCGACTGGCGGCTGACCGACGTGGACGATCGGGACGCGCCGTACTACCTGGCGACCCTGCGCCTCGCCGGCTGA
- a CDS encoding 3-hydroxyacyl-CoA dehydrogenase family protein → MSDRFVVVGAGTMGLGIAYVAAGAGHAVELVEVDRARGAAAVERLGELWDRAVERGKLDADRAATNRQRVTLRSGLAEVAEEPAVVVEAVPERPELKRAVLREAEALRPALLGSNTSSIPIAELAEGLARPERFLGLHFFNPVWAMALLEVVVGPATAEETTAAAVALAGRLGKDPVVVRDMPGFATSRLGVTLGLEAIRMVADGVASPADIDKAMVLGYRHPVGPLELTDIVGLDVRLDIARTLQAAYGDRFAPPPLLAEMVAAGRLGKKSGQGFYRWEGGVRS, encoded by the coding sequence ATGAGCGACCGCTTTGTCGTCGTCGGGGCCGGCACGATGGGGCTCGGCATCGCGTACGTGGCGGCCGGAGCCGGCCACGCCGTCGAGCTGGTCGAGGTGGACCGGGCCCGGGGCGCGGCGGCCGTCGAGCGACTCGGGGAGCTGTGGGACAGGGCGGTGGAGCGCGGCAAGCTGGACGCCGACCGGGCCGCGACGAACCGGCAGCGGGTGACGCTGCGCTCGGGGCTCGCCGAGGTCGCCGAGGAGCCGGCCGTCGTGGTCGAAGCCGTACCGGAGCGGCCGGAGCTGAAGCGGGCGGTGCTGCGCGAGGCCGAGGCCCTGCGACCGGCGCTGCTGGGCAGCAACACCTCCAGCATCCCGATCGCCGAGCTGGCCGAGGGGCTGGCCCGACCCGAGCGCTTCCTCGGGCTGCACTTCTTCAACCCGGTCTGGGCGATGGCCCTGCTGGAGGTCGTGGTCGGCCCGGCCACCGCCGAGGAGACCACCGCCGCGGCGGTCGCGCTCGCCGGGCGGCTGGGCAAGGACCCCGTCGTCGTACGCGACATGCCCGGCTTCGCCACCTCCCGGCTCGGGGTCACCCTCGGGCTGGAGGCCATCCGGATGGTCGCCGACGGGGTGGCCAGCCCGGCCGACATCGACAAGGCGATGGTGCTCGGCTACCGGCACCCGGTCGGCCCGCTGGAGCTGACGGACATCGTCGGGCTGGACGTGCGGCTCGACATCGCGCGCACCCTCCAGGCCGCGTACGGGGACCGGTTCGCCCCGCCGCCGCTGCTCGCGGAGATGGTGGCCGCCGGCCGCCTGGGCAAGAAGTCCGGCCAGGGCTTCTACCGCTGGGAAGGCGGGGTGCGCTCGTGA
- a CDS encoding enoyl-CoA hydratase/isomerase family protein, translated as MSGLRIEEQPDRLVVTLDRPEKRNAIDADLIAELHQVCAELEARPRLLLLTGGAEGIFAGGADIGQLRERGRLDALAAINSAAFARIRALPMPTVAAVDGPALGGGAELAYACDLRVCTARAVFGQPEVRLGILAGAGATHRLPALVGEARAKELLFTGRRVDAEEALRIGLVNRVVAEPGELLPTAHGLLDEMAKGSALALRLTKLAVDAPAAAHPHLDLVSQAVLFEDEEKHRRMTEFLERRRPR; from the coding sequence ATGAGTGGGCTGCGGATCGAGGAGCAGCCGGACCGGCTGGTGGTGACGCTCGACCGGCCGGAGAAGCGCAACGCCATCGACGCCGACCTGATCGCCGAGCTGCACCAGGTCTGCGCGGAGCTGGAGGCGCGGCCCCGCCTGCTGCTGCTCACCGGCGGCGCCGAGGGGATCTTCGCCGGTGGGGCGGACATCGGGCAGCTTCGTGAGCGGGGCCGGCTGGACGCCCTCGCGGCGATCAACTCGGCGGCCTTCGCCCGGATCCGGGCGCTGCCGATGCCGACCGTGGCGGCCGTGGACGGGCCCGCGCTGGGCGGGGGCGCCGAGCTGGCGTACGCCTGCGATCTGCGGGTCTGCACGGCGCGGGCGGTGTTCGGCCAGCCGGAGGTCCGGCTGGGGATCCTGGCCGGCGCGGGCGCCACCCACCGGCTGCCGGCGCTGGTCGGGGAGGCCCGGGCCAAGGAACTGCTCTTCACCGGCCGGCGGGTGGACGCCGAGGAGGCGCTGCGGATCGGGCTCGTCAACCGGGTGGTGGCCGAGCCCGGCGAGCTGCTGCCCACGGCGCATGGGCTGCTCGACGAGATGGCGAAGGGGTCCGCGCTGGCGCTGCGGCTGACCAAGCTGGCGGTCGACGCGCCGGCCGCCGCGCACCCGCACCTCGACCTGGTCAGCCAGGCGGTGCTCTTCGAGGACGAGGAGAAGCACCGGCGGATGACGGAGTTCCTCGAGCGGCGACGCCCCCGCTGA
- a CDS encoding DUF4303 domain-containing protein — protein MLRLSEVLVRVGHLVKCADDHQPAFRTTQATSTGHPPSRDPNGVGAIARWLPQYSTWRHPCYVASSGAAGVPATRTRRASGRSAVPTVDMPALRERIVASICATIGPMLEGRASEELYAVALTTDSDVVTVTLLAHTEEALQVLVEADDAYADGYRWWPDEWAVTDDQGAAEPGVESMVQISRDMFDTHDSLGDDDEAHGEWCLRARATLDDALGDHRVRASIADINPAWHPVLFVTDTDGNAHLTVRSIDLLNDGHPNPDLVASARDFFDETDGG, from the coding sequence GTGCTGCGGCTGTCCGAGGTTCTCGTCCGGGTGGGCCACCTGGTGAAGTGCGCGGATGACCATCAACCTGCGTTCCGCACCACCCAGGCAACCAGCACAGGTCATCCACCCAGCCGCGATCCGAATGGAGTCGGCGCAATCGCACGTTGGCTGCCGCAGTACTCGACGTGGCGGCACCCCTGCTACGTTGCGTCTTCCGGGGCGGCCGGCGTCCCGGCGACCAGGACGAGGAGAGCCTCGGGGAGGAGCGCGGTGCCCACCGTCGACATGCCCGCACTGCGCGAGCGGATCGTCGCGAGCATCTGCGCGACGATCGGCCCGATGCTCGAGGGACGTGCATCGGAGGAGCTGTACGCGGTGGCGCTCACCACGGACAGCGACGTCGTCACGGTGACCCTGCTGGCGCACACCGAAGAGGCCCTCCAGGTGCTCGTCGAGGCCGACGACGCGTACGCGGACGGCTACCGCTGGTGGCCCGACGAGTGGGCTGTCACGGACGACCAGGGGGCTGCCGAGCCCGGCGTCGAGTCGATGGTGCAGATCAGCCGGGACATGTTCGACACCCACGACTCGCTCGGCGACGACGACGAGGCTCACGGCGAATGGTGCCTCCGGGCCCGCGCGACGCTGGATGACGCCCTGGGCGACCACCGCGTCCGGGCGAGCATCGCCGACATCAACCCCGCATGGCACCCCGTGCTGTTCGTCACGGACACGGATGGCAACGCGCATCTCACGGTGCGCAGCATCGACCTCCTCAACGACGGCCACCCGAACCCCGACCTCGTCGCTTCCGCCCGCGACTTCTTCGACGAGACGGACGGCGGCTGA
- a CDS encoding BldC family transcriptional regulator, whose translation MASRTHEPEPLLTPAEVASMFRVDPKTVTRWAKAGKLSAIRTLGGHRRYRESEVRALLQGQIPQQRQGD comes from the coding sequence ATGGCATCGCGAACGCACGAACCAGAGCCGCTACTCACACCGGCCGAGGTGGCGTCGATGTTCCGTGTCGACCCGAAGACGGTGACCCGGTGGGCAAAGGCGGGCAAGCTCAGCGCCATCCGCACGCTGGGTGGACACCGTCGGTACCGGGAATCGGAGGTCAGGGCCCTGTTGCAGGGACAGATCCCCCAGCAGCGCCAGGGGGACTGA
- a CDS encoding DUF2786 domain-containing protein, which produces MSDAMLSKVRKLLAQAEDPACTPAESAAFTAKATELIARYGVDRALLAARDPATDPVGDRVVEVVAPYARDKAGLLAAVADPLRCRCVRRREGAGFAMHLFGFASDLERVELLFTSLLVQAAHGLAGVEVPAGAHVAAFRRSWLAGFAQVIGVRLRAAEAGAVAEAGAPSVALVLADRSDRVQHRVAEVYPRLRTAAPRRLAGGGFGSGAEAGRRADLGGRGVATAPGARPGLDR; this is translated from the coding sequence ATGTCCGACGCCATGCTCAGCAAGGTGCGCAAGCTGCTGGCCCAGGCCGAGGACCCGGCCTGCACCCCCGCCGAGTCGGCCGCGTTCACGGCCAAGGCGACCGAGCTGATCGCCCGCTACGGCGTGGACCGGGCGCTGCTGGCCGCCCGGGACCCGGCCACGGACCCGGTCGGCGACCGGGTGGTCGAGGTCGTCGCCCCGTACGCCCGGGACAAGGCCGGCCTGCTCGCCGCGGTCGCCGATCCGCTGCGCTGCCGCTGCGTCCGCCGCCGGGAGGGCGCCGGCTTCGCCATGCACCTGTTCGGCTTCGCCAGCGACCTGGAACGGGTCGAGCTGCTCTTCACGTCGCTGCTGGTGCAGGCCGCCCACGGGCTGGCCGGCGTCGAGGTGCCGGCCGGCGCGCACGTCGCCGCCTTCCGGCGCTCGTGGCTGGCCGGGTTCGCCCAGGTGATCGGCGTGCGACTGCGGGCGGCGGAGGCCGGGGCGGTCGCCGAGGCGGGCGCGCCCTCGGTGGCTCTGGTCCTGGCCGACCGGTCGGACCGGGTCCAGCACCGCGTCGCCGAGGTGTACCCACGCCTGCGTACCGCCGCGCCGCGCCGGCTGGCCGGCGGCGGGTTCGGCTCGGGTGCCGAGGCGGGCCGCCGCGCCGACCTCGGCGGCCGGGGCGTCGCCACCGCGCCGGGCGCCCGTCCCGGCCTCGACCGCTGA
- a CDS encoding VOC family protein translates to MAARISLTLDCADAKLLGEFWKTALGYVDEPPPAPFRTRAEWHASFHLPEDDPVDDVAWLCDPAGVGPALSILRVPEPKTAKNRLHIDVRVPGHGTPDERWARIRAESERLVKAGGSVLEEFTGHHVVMADPEGNEFCVAATSA, encoded by the coding sequence ATGGCAGCCAGAATCAGCCTGACCCTCGACTGCGCGGACGCGAAACTCCTCGGCGAGTTCTGGAAGACGGCGCTGGGTTACGTGGACGAGCCGCCGCCCGCGCCCTTCCGGACCCGCGCGGAGTGGCACGCGAGTTTCCACCTGCCGGAGGACGACCCGGTGGACGACGTGGCGTGGCTGTGCGATCCCGCCGGCGTCGGGCCCGCGCTCTCCATCCTCAGGGTCCCCGAGCCGAAGACGGCGAAGAACCGACTGCACATCGATGTCCGGGTGCCGGGCCACGGCACCCCCGACGAGCGGTGGGCGCGGATCAGGGCCGAGTCCGAGCGGCTGGTGAAGGCTGGCGGGAGCGTCCTGGAGGAGTTCACCGGGCACCACGTCGTCATGGCCGATCCGGAGGGCAACGAGTTCTGCGTCGCCGCGACCTCCGCCTGA
- a CDS encoding PPOX class F420-dependent oxidoreductase: MTTLDRLGAEKYILLTTFRKDGRAVPTPVWAVRDGDALWVWSAADAGKVKRIRRSGDVTVAPCDVRGRPHGEAVAAHATLCDAAGTRRVRELIKQKYRMIGRLSLLGSRLRRGESGTVGIRVVLADRPPAGA, encoded by the coding sequence GTGACCACCCTGGACCGCCTCGGCGCGGAGAAGTACATCCTGCTCACGACGTTCCGCAAGGACGGTCGGGCGGTGCCGACCCCGGTCTGGGCGGTGCGCGACGGCGACGCGCTCTGGGTGTGGTCGGCGGCGGACGCCGGCAAGGTGAAGCGGATCCGGCGCAGCGGCGACGTCACGGTGGCCCCGTGCGACGTCCGGGGCCGCCCGCACGGCGAGGCGGTCGCCGCCCACGCGACCCTCTGCGACGCGGCCGGCACCCGGCGGGTACGTGAGCTGATCAAGCAGAAGTACCGGATGATCGGCCGGCTCAGCCTGCTCGGCAGCCGCCTGCGTCGCGGCGAGAGCGGCACGGTCGGCATCCGGGTCGTCCTCGCGGACCGGCCGCCGGCTGGCGCCTGA
- a CDS encoding polysaccharide deacetylase family protein produces MRLRAVLATGLALILLGGCGDGTATDRRAAGPDPVASAPLPAEPTPSATPRPTRGTPPRRLVRPLPPKLPAGLRRTTGARTVALTFDDGPDPTWTPKVLDRLRAARVTATFCVVGKQARRHPELVRRIVREGHQLCNHSWNHDMQLARRPAAEIRRDLLRTNAAIRAAVPGAKVPFYRQPGGRWTAEVVTVAKQLGMRSLHWHVDPQDWGKPTAATIAKRVRAAARPGSIVLLHDGGGDRAATLAASPRLIADLKRRYGVARLR; encoded by the coding sequence ATGCGCCTACGCGCCGTGCTGGCCACCGGTCTGGCCCTGATCCTCCTCGGCGGCTGCGGCGACGGCACCGCGACAGATCGGCGGGCCGCCGGCCCCGACCCCGTCGCCTCGGCCCCGCTGCCGGCCGAGCCGACTCCGTCGGCCACCCCGCGACCGACCCGCGGCACCCCGCCCAGGCGCCTGGTCCGGCCGCTGCCACCGAAGCTGCCAGCAGGGCTGCGTCGCACGACCGGCGCACGGACCGTGGCGCTGACCTTCGACGACGGGCCGGACCCGACCTGGACGCCGAAGGTCCTCGACCGCCTCCGGGCGGCCAGGGTCACCGCCACCTTCTGCGTGGTGGGCAAGCAGGCCCGGCGCCACCCCGAGCTGGTCCGGCGGATCGTGCGGGAGGGCCACCAGCTCTGCAACCACAGCTGGAACCACGACATGCAACTCGCCCGGCGTCCGGCCGCCGAGATCCGGCGGGACCTCCTGCGCACCAACGCGGCCATCCGGGCGGCGGTGCCGGGCGCCAAGGTGCCGTTCTACCGGCAGCCGGGCGGCCGGTGGACAGCCGAGGTGGTGACGGTCGCCAAGCAGCTCGGGATGCGGTCGCTGCACTGGCACGTCGACCCGCAGGACTGGGGCAAGCCGACCGCCGCGACGATCGCCAAGCGGGTACGCGCCGCGGCCCGCCCCGGCTCGATCGTGCTGCTGCACGACGGCGGCGGCGATCGGGCGGCCACGCTGGCCGCCAGCCCCCGCCTGATCGCGGACCTGAAGCGCCGCTACGGCGTCGCCCGGCTCCGCTAG
- a CDS encoding MerR family transcriptional regulator, whose translation MADEALSAGAVARRLGVAVTTLRTWHQRYGLGPSEHVPGHHRRYTPADLARLEIMRRLTAQGVTPAEAARWARRTPDAVPADAAVPPRVRAVAGRDGGGSTIPVGRAGPAARGLARAAMRLDAVAIGETIARAVQADGVIATWDGLLRPVLFGIGERHAATGGLVEVEHLMSRCVSEAFAVAARAGAPAGPPRIVLTCADEEQHTLPLEALAAALAEAGVGYRMLGARMPLPALLEAVNRTGPAAVVIWSHTRDTADPTQLNALLAAPRRPLLVLAAGPGWLADSLPAGVVRPVDLAEAVSLALALRDSLDQATAD comes from the coding sequence GTGGCCGATGAGGCGCTGAGCGCGGGAGCCGTCGCCCGACGGCTGGGCGTCGCCGTGACCACCCTGCGCACCTGGCACCAGCGCTACGGCCTCGGGCCCAGCGAGCACGTACCCGGGCACCACCGGCGCTACACGCCGGCCGACCTCGCGCGCCTGGAGATCATGCGACGGCTCACCGCCCAGGGGGTCACCCCGGCGGAGGCGGCCCGCTGGGCCCGCCGGACACCGGACGCCGTGCCCGCCGACGCCGCCGTACCCCCACGGGTGCGCGCCGTCGCCGGCCGGGACGGCGGCGGTTCGACGATCCCGGTCGGTCGGGCCGGTCCGGCGGCCCGGGGGCTGGCCCGCGCCGCCATGCGGCTCGACGCGGTCGCGATCGGCGAGACGATCGCCCGGGCCGTCCAGGCAGACGGCGTGATCGCCACCTGGGACGGGTTGCTGCGCCCCGTGCTCTTCGGCATCGGGGAGCGGCACGCCGCCACCGGTGGACTGGTCGAGGTCGAGCACCTGATGTCGCGCTGCGTCTCGGAGGCGTTCGCGGTGGCCGCCCGGGCCGGCGCGCCCGCCGGCCCACCACGCATCGTGCTCACCTGCGCCGACGAGGAGCAGCACACCCTGCCGTTGGAGGCGCTCGCCGCCGCGCTCGCCGAGGCCGGGGTCGGCTACCGGATGCTCGGCGCCCGGATGCCGCTGCCCGCGCTGCTCGAGGCCGTCAACCGGACCGGGCCGGCCGCCGTGGTGATCTGGTCGCACACCCGGGACACCGCCGACCCCACCCAGCTCAACGCCCTGCTCGCCGCGCCCCGCCGGCCGCTGCTGGTGCTCGCCGCCGGGCCGGGCTGGCTGGCGGACTCGCTGCCCGCCGGTGTGGTGCGGCCGGTCGACCTCGCCGAGGCGGTCTCGCTGGCGCTCGCCCTACGCGACTCCCTGGACCAGGCGACGGCGGACTGA